One uncultured Hyphomonas sp. genomic region harbors:
- the nuoG gene encoding NADH-quinone oxidoreductase subunit NuoG, translating to MSDLFKINIDGKEIEVPKSYTLMQACEEAGAEIPRFCYHERLSVAGNCRMCLVEWEGAPKPIASCAQTVGDMRPNRDGSAPNIRTKGPYVEKARNGVMEFLLINHPLDCPICDQGGECDLQDQAVAYGRSGSRYEENKRAVEDKNMGPLVKTIMTRCIQCTRCVRFVAEVGGVEEIGMISRGESAEITTYLEKNLTSELSGNVIDLCPVGALTSKPYAFNARPWELRKTSSIDVMDAMGASIRVDAKGDGVMRIMPEVNEDINEEWLSDKSRFVWDGLARQRLDTPYVRVDGRLKPASWGEAFAAAKEALSKPAEKIGVVAGDLIEVEQAKAALDLFRSLGVQNTDCRPAGAKYGTDGVREHYILNPTLAGVEEADALLLVGVNPRVEAAVWNARIRKTWLWADLKVALIGEAADLTYEYTHLGNSADALTKAETAEFLKGAKRPMIVLGEGALCHEDGEAVLAAAIKLANETGAIADDWAGFGVLHNAAGRVGALDVGFVPGEGGEATADILGGGKETIVLLGADDTDLSKTSAATVIYVGSHGDAGASRADIILPSAAYTEMAATYVNTEGRVQVTSKAVQPKGEAREGWAIFRALSDVMGKTLPYDTVEALRESLRENAVFAGIGYAPGAAGAEALKAVPEGAGGLSGAPFKPVIGDFYLTNPIARASKTMAECSALATALDTPVAAE from the coding sequence ATGTCCGATCTGTTCAAAATCAATATCGACGGCAAGGAAATTGAGGTTCCGAAGTCCTACACGCTGATGCAGGCGTGTGAGGAAGCGGGCGCCGAGATTCCGCGCTTCTGCTATCACGAGCGCCTGTCCGTGGCCGGTAACTGCCGCATGTGCCTCGTCGAGTGGGAAGGCGCACCGAAGCCGATTGCGTCCTGCGCGCAGACGGTCGGTGATATGCGCCCGAACCGCGATGGCTCCGCGCCGAACATCCGCACCAAGGGGCCTTATGTCGAGAAAGCCCGCAATGGGGTGATGGAATTCCTGCTCATCAACCACCCGCTGGATTGCCCGATCTGTGACCAGGGTGGCGAGTGCGACCTGCAGGACCAGGCCGTGGCCTATGGCCGTTCCGGCAGCCGCTACGAAGAAAACAAGCGCGCCGTTGAAGACAAGAATATGGGCCCGCTGGTCAAGACGATCATGACCCGCTGTATCCAGTGCACGCGCTGCGTCCGTTTCGTGGCCGAAGTCGGCGGCGTGGAAGAGATCGGCATGATCTCGCGCGGTGAGAGCGCCGAAATCACGACCTATCTCGAGAAAAATCTGACGTCTGAGCTTTCCGGCAACGTGATCGACCTTTGTCCGGTCGGCGCGCTGACCTCGAAGCCCTACGCCTTCAATGCGCGCCCCTGGGAGCTGCGCAAGACCTCCTCCATTGATGTGATGGACGCCATGGGCGCCTCGATCCGCGTCGATGCCAAAGGCGACGGCGTGATGCGCATTATGCCGGAAGTGAACGAGGATATTAACGAGGAGTGGCTGTCCGACAAATCCCGCTTCGTGTGGGATGGGCTCGCCCGCCAGCGCCTCGATACGCCTTATGTCCGCGTCGATGGCCGTCTGAAGCCGGCGAGTTGGGGTGAAGCCTTCGCGGCCGCGAAAGAGGCCCTGTCGAAACCGGCTGAGAAGATCGGCGTGGTCGCCGGCGACCTGATCGAAGTCGAGCAGGCCAAGGCCGCGCTCGACCTGTTCCGCTCGCTCGGTGTGCAGAACACCGACTGCCGCCCGGCTGGTGCCAAGTACGGCACGGATGGCGTGCGCGAGCATTACATCCTGAACCCGACGCTGGCCGGTGTGGAAGAGGCGGACGCGCTGCTGCTCGTCGGCGTCAATCCGCGCGTTGAGGCCGCTGTCTGGAACGCCCGTATCCGCAAGACCTGGCTCTGGGCCGACCTCAAAGTCGCTCTGATCGGCGAAGCGGCCGACCTGACCTATGAGTATACCCATCTCGGCAACAGCGCAGACGCGCTGACGAAAGCGGAGACGGCCGAGTTCCTGAAAGGCGCCAAGCGCCCGATGATCGTGCTCGGCGAAGGGGCGCTTTGCCATGAGGATGGCGAGGCTGTCCTGGCTGCGGCGATCAAGCTGGCCAACGAAACCGGCGCCATCGCCGACGATTGGGCCGGCTTCGGCGTGCTGCACAATGCCGCCGGCCGCGTCGGTGCGCTGGATGTCGGCTTCGTGCCGGGCGAAGGCGGCGAAGCGACGGCGGATATCCTCGGCGGCGGCAAGGAGACGATTGTCCTGCTCGGCGCCGATGACACGGATCTGTCCAAGACGTCTGCGGCGACCGTCATCTATGTCGGCTCGCATGGCGATGCCGGTGCCAGCCGCGCGGACATCATCCTGCCGTCGGCGGCCTACACCGAAATGGCGGCAACTTATGTGAACACCGAAGGCCGCGTGCAGGTCACGTCGAAAGCCGTCCAGCCGAAAGGCGAGGCGCGCGAAGGCTGGGCCATCTTCCGTGCCCTGTCTGACGTGATGGGCAAGACGCTGCCTTACGACACGGTCGAAGCGCTGCGCGAGAGCCTGCGTGAGAATGCAGTGTTTGCAGGCATCGGCTACGCCCCGGGCGCAGCAGGTGCCGAGGCACTCAAGGCCGTTCCGGAGGGGGCTGGCGGCCTGTCCGGCGCACCTTTCAAGCCGGTGATCGGAGACTTCTATCTGACCAATCCGATCGCCCGGGCATCGAAAACCATGGCGGAATGCTCTGCGCTGGCGACAGCGCTGGACACTCCGGTAGCAGCGGAGTAG
- the nuoH gene encoding NADH-quinone oxidoreductase subunit NuoH, with product MSNYIESMGQLWGPLMVLGQIGLFTLVLLLSIAFLLLLDRKVWAGVMMRKGPNVVGPFGLLQSFADFGKFLLKEIVIPAGANKFVFLFAPILTCTLAFAAWSAIPVAPGTVSGTSWVISNLNVGILFLFAISSLGVYGIIMGGWASNSKYPFLGALRSAAQMVSYEVSIGFVIITVILMVGSMNLTDIVNNQDGGFWNWHVLAFQNFPLVIVMVPMFVIFFVSALAETNRPPFDLPEAESELVAGYQVEYGSTPYLLFMLGEYLNIVLMCSMMTILFLGGWHGPIALGDDFARDHPFLTSFSGLFWFMFKTFFFFFLFAMVKAIVPRYRYDQLMRLGWKIFLPTSLVAVLVVAGYVAYMGVQS from the coding sequence ATGAGTAACTATATCGAGTCTATGGGACAGCTCTGGGGCCCTCTGATGGTCCTCGGCCAGATCGGCCTCTTCACGCTGGTCCTGCTTCTCTCGATCGCATTCCTTCTGCTGCTGGACCGCAAGGTCTGGGCCGGTGTGATGATGCGGAAAGGCCCGAACGTGGTCGGCCCGTTCGGCCTGCTTCAGTCTTTCGCGGACTTCGGCAAATTCCTTCTGAAAGAGATCGTCATCCCGGCGGGCGCGAACAAGTTCGTCTTCCTGTTTGCGCCGATCCTGACCTGTACGCTGGCCTTCGCGGCCTGGTCGGCGATTCCGGTCGCGCCGGGCACGGTGAGCGGCACGAGCTGGGTGATCTCGAACCTCAATGTCGGGATCCTGTTCCTCTTCGCCATCAGCTCTCTCGGTGTCTACGGCATCATCATGGGCGGCTGGGCGTCCAACTCGAAATATCCGTTCCTCGGCGCGCTGCGCTCTGCGGCCCAGATGGTGTCCTATGAGGTTTCCATCGGTTTCGTGATCATCACGGTGATCCTGATGGTCGGTTCCATGAATCTGACCGACATTGTGAACAATCAGGATGGCGGCTTCTGGAACTGGCACGTCCTGGCGTTCCAGAACTTCCCGCTGGTCATTGTGATGGTGCCGATGTTCGTCATCTTCTTCGTCTCGGCGCTGGCGGAAACCAACCGCCCGCCGTTCGACCTGCCGGAAGCAGAATCCGAACTCGTTGCCGGTTATCAGGTCGAGTATGGCTCCACGCCGTACCTGCTCTTCATGCTGGGCGAATACCTGAACATCGTTCTGATGTGCTCGATGATGACGATCCTGTTCCTGGGCGGCTGGCATGGCCCGATCGCCCTGGGAGACGATTTCGCCCGCGACCATCCGTTCCTGACCAGCTTCTCCGGGCTGTTCTGGTTCATGTTCAAAACCTTTTTCTTCTTCTTCCTCTTCGCCATGGTGAAGGCCATCGTGCCGCGCTACCGCTATGACCAGCTCATGCGCCTTGGCTGGAAGATCTTCCTGCCGACATCGCTGGTGGCCGTTCTCGTGGTCGCAGGATATGTCGCTTACATGGGAGTGCAGTCATGA
- the nuoI gene encoding NADH-quinone oxidoreductase subunit NuoI — protein sequence MSLAQTIRGALLTDFLGAFWLATREMFRRKATVNYPFEKNPLSPRFRGEHALRRYASGEERCIACKLCEAICPAQAITIEAEPREDGARRTTRYDIDMVKCIYCGFCQEACPVDAIVEGPNFEFATETREELFYDKDRLLANGDRWERLIAKNLELDAPYR from the coding sequence ATGAGCCTCGCGCAGACTATCCGTGGCGCGCTGCTGACCGATTTCCTCGGGGCCTTCTGGCTGGCTACGAGAGAAATGTTCCGCCGCAAGGCCACGGTGAACTATCCGTTCGAGAAGAACCCGCTGTCGCCGCGCTTCCGCGGGGAGCACGCCCTGCGCCGCTATGCTTCGGGCGAAGAGCGCTGCATCGCCTGCAAGCTCTGCGAAGCGATCTGTCCGGCACAGGCCATTACGATCGAGGCCGAGCCGCGCGAAGACGGCGCCCGCCGTACGACCCGCTACGACATCGACATGGTGAAGTGCATCTATTGCGGCTTCTGTCAGGAAGCCTGCCCGGTGGACGCCATCGTCGAAGGACCGAATTTCGAATTCGCGACCGAAACCCGCGAGGAGCTGTTCTATGACAAGGACCGTCTGCTCGCGAATGGCGACCGCTGGGAACGGCTGATCGCCAAGAATCTGGAACTTGATGCGCCTTATCGCTGA
- a CDS encoding NADH-quinone oxidoreductase subunit J, translating to MAFYAFCVIAFVTVISALMVIRARNPVHSVLWLILTFFSSAGLFVLIGAEFLAMLLVVVYVGAVAVLFLFVVMMLDVDFVELKDGTLRYWPFAILVGIVFAAEIVMASVFGVHSLPDAFDAAPGADTNAEAIGQVMYTDYLLLFQLAGVVLLIAMIGAIVLTLRHRPETKRQNIAKQTSRRRGDAYELKDPKPGQGI from the coding sequence GTGGCATTCTACGCTTTCTGTGTGATCGCCTTTGTGACGGTTATCTCCGCACTGATGGTGATCCGTGCGCGGAACCCTGTTCACTCCGTATTGTGGCTGATCCTGACCTTCTTCTCATCGGCAGGACTGTTCGTCCTGATCGGGGCAGAATTTCTCGCCATGCTTCTGGTCGTCGTCTATGTCGGCGCCGTCGCGGTGCTGTTCCTGTTCGTCGTCATGATGCTGGATGTGGACTTCGTCGAGTTGAAGGATGGTACGCTTCGCTATTGGCCATTCGCGATCCTTGTCGGCATCGTGTTTGCGGCCGAGATCGTGATGGCATCTGTGTTCGGCGTGCACTCGCTGCCGGATGCATTCGACGCGGCGCCGGGCGCTGACACCAATGCCGAGGCCATCGGGCAGGTCATGTACACAGACTATCTGCTGCTGTTCCAGCTGGCGGGTGTCGTCCTGCTCATTGCCATGATCGGTGCCATCGTGCTCACGCTGCGCCACCGTCCGGAAACCAAGCGCCAGAACATTGCCAAGCAGACGTCCCGCCGCCGCGGCGATGCCTATGAACTGAAGGACCCCAAGCCGGGGCAGGGGATCTGA
- the nuoK gene encoding NADH-quinone oxidoreductase subunit NuoK produces the protein MELGLSHYLAVSAALFTIGVVGIFVNRKNIIVILMAIELILLSVNLNLVAFSVFSGTIAGQIFAMLVLTVAAAEAAVGLAILVVYFRNRGDIAVENVDLMKG, from the coding sequence ATGGAACTCGGTCTTTCCCATTATCTCGCGGTGTCAGCCGCCCTGTTTACGATTGGTGTCGTCGGCATCTTCGTGAACCGGAAGAACATTATCGTCATCCTGATGGCGATCGAGCTGATCCTGCTTTCGGTGAACCTGAACCTGGTAGCCTTCTCGGTCTTCTCTGGCACCATCGCCGGGCAGATCTTCGCCATGCTCGTGTTGACTGTCGCTGCCGCCGAGGCCGCCGTCGGTCTTGCCATCCTGGTCGTCTACTTCCGGAACCGCGGTGATATCGCGGTCGAGAACGTAGACCTGATGAAAGGCTAG
- the nuoL gene encoding NADH-quinone oxidoreductase subunit L, protein MLPDALLLFIVLAPGLVALTGLVHKIIGDKIVMYATTGVVLTAGALSLFQLFAYAASVGGHGGDAHGAAEHGHAITQHIITLMPWINVGDFHANWAIRVDTLSIVMMAVITGVSGLVHLYSWGYMSEDPHKSRFFAYLSLFTFAMLMLVTADNFIQLFFGWEGVGLASYLLIGFWYQNKAPNDASIKAFVTNRVGDFGLALGIMAVFCIYGTVEFAPFMEALRENAMVTPIAFADPAPAREVIMTFLGHRVWAVEVIGVLLFIGAMGKSAQFFLHVWLPDAMEGPTPVSALIHAATMVTAGVYLVCLLSPLYEYTLVAAGMITVVGAVTALYAATVGMAQNDIKRVIAYSTCSQLGYMFFAAGVGAYEAAMFHLFTHAFFKALLFLGAGSVIHGMHHEQDMRKMGGLAKFMPLTYAAMMIGTIAIIGLGVPHTKLGFAGFFSKDAILESAFASGMEHVAFGQMAFWFGIVAAFLTSFYSWRLIYMTFHGPKVWEHVHDDDHAHAHEANDDHAHDDHGHDHTPHESPAVMLIPLGLLSLGAIFSGFFFYNYFVDHSNEAFWAGAIYRAAENHVLHARHEVPEWVIYAPLIVTLGGLLLATMTYFFNRGVGKRIADSGGPLYSLFYNKWYFDEIYNATLVRGAAFLGNIFWKADKKIIDGAGADGMTALTLLSARRLSAMHTGRLYHYAFIIIGAALVFGALMWLNAGGAH, encoded by the coding sequence ATGCTTCCTGACGCACTCCTCCTCTTTATTGTTCTTGCACCTGGCCTCGTGGCTCTGACCGGCCTGGTTCACAAGATCATTGGCGACAAGATCGTCATGTACGCGACAACCGGCGTCGTCCTGACGGCTGGTGCACTGTCGCTGTTCCAGCTGTTCGCCTATGCGGCCAGTGTCGGCGGACATGGCGGGGACGCTCATGGTGCCGCGGAACATGGCCACGCCATTACCCAGCACATCATCACGCTGATGCCCTGGATCAATGTTGGCGATTTCCACGCCAACTGGGCCATCCGGGTCGATACGCTGTCCATCGTCATGATGGCGGTGATCACGGGCGTGTCCGGCCTCGTGCACCTCTATTCCTGGGGCTATATGAGCGAGGACCCGCACAAGTCGCGCTTCTTCGCCTACCTGTCGCTCTTCACCTTTGCCATGCTGATGCTGGTGACGGCTGACAACTTCATCCAGCTCTTCTTCGGCTGGGAAGGTGTGGGGCTCGCCTCCTACCTGCTGATCGGCTTCTGGTACCAGAACAAGGCGCCGAACGACGCCTCCATCAAGGCCTTCGTGACGAACCGCGTGGGTGATTTTGGTCTCGCGCTCGGCATCATGGCCGTGTTCTGCATCTACGGAACGGTTGAGTTCGCACCCTTCATGGAAGCGCTGCGCGAGAATGCCATGGTGACGCCGATTGCCTTTGCCGATCCGGCACCGGCGCGCGAAGTCATCATGACTTTCCTCGGCCACCGCGTCTGGGCGGTCGAAGTGATTGGCGTGCTGCTGTTCATTGGTGCGATGGGCAAGTCGGCCCAGTTCTTCCTGCACGTCTGGCTGCCGGACGCCATGGAAGGCCCGACGCCGGTCTCCGCCCTGATCCACGCCGCGACCATGGTCACCGCGGGTGTCTATCTCGTCTGCCTCCTGTCGCCGCTGTATGAGTACACGCTCGTCGCCGCCGGCATGATCACCGTGGTGGGCGCTGTGACGGCACTCTACGCCGCGACCGTCGGCATGGCGCAGAACGACATCAAGCGGGTGATTGCCTACTCGACCTGTTCGCAGCTCGGCTACATGTTCTTCGCGGCGGGTGTCGGCGCCTATGAGGCGGCGATGTTCCACCTCTTCACGCACGCCTTCTTCAAGGCGCTTCTGTTCCTTGGCGCGGGCTCCGTGATCCACGGCATGCACCATGAGCAGGACATGCGCAAAATGGGCGGTCTCGCGAAGTTCATGCCGCTGACCTATGCGGCCATGATGATCGGTACGATCGCCATTATCGGTCTTGGTGTTCCGCACACAAAACTTGGCTTTGCCGGCTTCTTCTCGAAGGATGCGATCCTGGAAAGCGCCTTTGCAAGCGGTATGGAGCATGTTGCTTTCGGCCAGATGGCATTCTGGTTCGGTATCGTCGCGGCCTTCCTGACCAGCTTCTACTCCTGGCGCCTCATCTACATGACGTTCCATGGACCGAAGGTATGGGAACATGTCCATGACGACGATCATGCTCACGCGCATGAGGCCAATGACGATCACGCGCACGACGATCACGGTCATGACCACACGCCGCATGAGAGCCCGGCGGTCATGCTGATCCCGCTCGGCTTGCTGAGCCTTGGCGCGATTTTCTCGGGCTTCTTCTTCTACAACTACTTCGTCGACCACTCGAACGAAGCCTTCTGGGCAGGCGCGATCTACCGTGCGGCAGAGAACCACGTTCTTCATGCCCGCCACGAAGTGCCGGAGTGGGTGATCTATGCCCCGCTGATCGTGACGCTGGGCGGTCTCCTGCTGGCAACAATGACCTACTTCTTCAATCGCGGCGTCGGGAAGCGCATCGCCGACAGTGGCGGCCCGCTTTATTCACTGTTCTACAACAAGTGGTACTTCGACGAGATCTACAACGCGACGCTGGTGCGGGGCGCGGCCTTCCTCGGCAATATCTTCTGGAAAGCCGACAAGAAGATCATCGACGGTGCCGGTGCTGACGGCATGACCGCGCTCACGCTGCTGAGTGCCCGCCGCCTGTCGGCCATGCACACCGGCCGTCTGTATCACTATGCATTCATTATTATTGGCGCAGCCCTCGTCTTCGGGGCGCTCATGTGGCTGAACGCCGGAGGGGCACACTAA
- a CDS encoding NADH-quinone oxidoreductase subunit M, which produces MGGFPILSALTFLPLVGALIIMAVRAATAGSSSSETANEGRTALLAGLVISGATFLVSLAAFFYYDPSTPGYQLVEQHVWYASISYKLGIDGLSLPLILLTTFLTPICLLASWNSIHTRVTEYVVAFLVLETFMIGVFTALDLVLFYIFFEAGLIPMFLIIGIWGGKDKIYAAFKFFLYTLLGSLLMLVAIVYMYITAGSSDFEVLEKFAFDPHVQTWLWLAFMASFAVKLPMWPVHTWLPDAHVQAPTAGSVILAGVLLKMGGYGFLRFSLPMFPDASHLFQPAMFALAVIAIVYTSLVAWRQTDMKKLIAYSSVAHMGFVTLGVFSFTEIGVQGAIFQMISHGFISAALFLIVGVVYDRMHTREIAAYGGLVHKMPVYATLFMLFTMANVGLPGTSGFIGEILTMVGGFQASTWAAAGAALGVIFSAVYMLTLYRRTVFGQITNPDLNGLKDMNRIELVTIVPLALLTLLFGVAPNLIFNLTEGAALSILSLMAGG; this is translated from the coding sequence ATGGGCGGGTTTCCCATTCTATCGGCGCTGACCTTCCTGCCGCTGGTTGGCGCACTGATCATCATGGCTGTGCGCGCTGCCACGGCCGGCAGCAGCTCGTCCGAGACGGCCAATGAGGGCCGCACGGCGCTCCTGGCGGGGCTCGTGATTTCCGGCGCGACCTTCCTGGTCTCGCTGGCAGCGTTCTTCTATTACGATCCGTCGACGCCAGGCTATCAGCTGGTGGAACAGCATGTCTGGTACGCGTCGATCAGCTACAAACTGGGCATCGACGGCCTGTCGCTGCCGCTGATCCTGCTGACGACCTTCCTGACACCGATCTGCCTTCTGGCCAGCTGGAACTCTATCCACACCCGCGTGACCGAATATGTCGTCGCTTTCCTGGTGCTGGAGACCTTCATGATCGGCGTGTTCACCGCGCTCGATCTGGTCCTGTTCTACATCTTCTTCGAAGCCGGCCTGATCCCGATGTTCCTGATCATCGGTATCTGGGGTGGCAAGGACAAGATCTACGCCGCGTTCAAGTTCTTCCTCTATACGCTGCTCGGCTCGCTGCTGATGCTGGTCGCTATTGTGTACATGTACATCACGGCAGGCAGCTCCGACTTCGAAGTGCTGGAGAAGTTCGCCTTTGACCCGCACGTGCAGACCTGGCTCTGGCTGGCTTTCATGGCGTCCTTTGCGGTGAAACTGCCGATGTGGCCGGTCCACACCTGGCTTCCGGATGCGCACGTTCAGGCGCCGACGGCAGGCTCGGTCATTCTGGCGGGTGTTCTGCTGAAGATGGGCGGCTACGGCTTCCTGCGCTTCTCGCTGCCGATGTTCCCGGATGCGAGCCATCTGTTCCAGCCGGCCATGTTCGCGCTGGCGGTGATCGCCATTGTTTACACTTCGCTCGTGGCGTGGCGCCAGACCGACATGAAGAAGCTCATTGCTTACTCCTCTGTCGCTCACATGGGTTTCGTGACGCTCGGCGTGTTCTCGTTCACCGAAATCGGTGTGCAGGGCGCGATCTTCCAGATGATCAGCCACGGCTTTATCTCTGCGGCGCTCTTCCTGATCGTCGGCGTGGTCTATGACCGTATGCACACCCGCGAAATCGCGGCCTATGGCGGCCTCGTGCACAAGATGCCGGTCTATGCCACGCTGTTCATGCTGTTCACGATGGCAAATGTCGGCCTGCCGGGCACGTCGGGCTTCATCGGCGAGATCCTCACCATGGTCGGCGGCTTCCAGGCCTCCACCTGGGCGGCGGCTGGTGCAGCCCTCGGCGTGATCTTCTCGGCTGTCTACATGCTGACGCTCTACCGGCGCACCGTGTTCGGCCAGATCACCAATCCGGACCTCAATGGCCTCAAGGACATGAACCGGATCGAACTTGTTACTATCGTCCCATTGGCGCTGCTGACGCTGCTCTTCGGTGTCGCGCCCAACCTGATCTTTAACCTGACCGAGGGCGCTGCGCTGAGCATTCTCTCGTTGATGGCCGGAGGCTGA
- the nuoN gene encoding NADH-quinone oxidoreductase subunit NuoN encodes MLDFTAMTLAIGPELWLAATGLIGVLLGALLKDKFNGLSFKFGALVLFAAAGIAAMTYQGGEAFNGLVETNTFVNFAKIVSFIVGGLALVMSEGFLKRHETARYEYALLTIFASLGMGIILSAANLMTLYMGIETLSLSSYVLAAFHRDSARSSEAGLKYVILGSLASGMLLYGASLVYGFSGTTFYAGIAAAEPSVGLMFGMVLMIVGLAFKVSAAPMHVWTPDVYEGAPTPVGAFFGAAPKMAAMVVFANVMFQIFGDSIDQWQLIITIIAGLSMLIGAFGGLTQTNIKRLLGYSSIANVGYALVAVAAGKELGAGPLLTFMTLYVVSSLGLFAAVLAMRRQGGMVEGISELGGLMTKRPWLAIALSILVWSVAGLPPFGGFLGKLVVLEAGISAGLYPLAIILVLSSVVSLGYYLRLIKIMWFDEPTERFEAIDGSVTLVVLASSLFVIVFMAFFVLLSGWANQAALGITA; translated from the coding sequence ATGCTCGACTTCACTGCCATGACCCTGGCGATCGGGCCGGAACTCTGGCTCGCTGCCACAGGATTGATCGGCGTGCTGCTTGGCGCGCTGCTCAAGGACAAATTCAACGGCCTGTCGTTCAAGTTCGGCGCGCTCGTGCTGTTTGCCGCAGCGGGTATTGCCGCCATGACCTATCAGGGCGGCGAGGCGTTTAACGGCCTTGTGGAAACCAACACCTTCGTCAATTTCGCCAAGATCGTTTCGTTTATCGTTGGCGGCCTGGCGCTCGTTATGTCGGAAGGCTTCCTCAAGCGTCACGAAACAGCGCGCTACGAATATGCGCTGCTGACCATTTTTGCGTCCCTTGGCATGGGGATCATCCTGTCGGCCGCAAACCTGATGACCCTCTATATGGGCATCGAGACGCTCAGCCTGTCGTCTTACGTGCTGGCGGCGTTCCACCGGGATTCCGCACGTTCTTCGGAAGCGGGTCTGAAATATGTGATCCTTGGATCGCTCGCCTCCGGCATGCTGCTTTATGGCGCCTCGCTGGTTTACGGCTTCTCCGGAACGACTTTCTATGCCGGAATTGCGGCTGCAGAGCCGTCTGTCGGCCTGATGTTCGGCATGGTGCTGATGATTGTGGGCCTGGCCTTCAAGGTGTCCGCTGCGCCGATGCACGTCTGGACGCCGGACGTCTATGAAGGCGCACCCACACCGGTCGGTGCCTTCTTCGGTGCGGCGCCGAAAATGGCGGCCATGGTCGTGTTCGCGAACGTGATGTTCCAGATCTTCGGTGACTCGATCGACCAGTGGCAGCTGATCATCACGATCATTGCCGGTCTCTCCATGCTGATCGGTGCATTCGGTGGCCTGACGCAGACCAATATCAAGCGGCTGCTGGGCTATTCCTCGATTGCCAATGTCGGCTACGCGCTGGTGGCTGTGGCTGCAGGCAAGGAACTGGGCGCCGGCCCGCTGCTGACCTTCATGACGCTTTATGTCGTGTCTTCGCTCGGCCTGTTCGCAGCTGTGCTGGCAATGCGCCGTCAGGGCGGCATGGTGGAAGGTATTTCCGAGCTTGGCGGCCTGATGACAAAGCGTCCTTGGCTGGCGATTGCACTGTCCATCCTGGTCTGGTCCGTTGCTGGCCTGCCGCCCTTTGGTGGCTTCCTCGGCAAATTGGTTGTGCTGGAGGCAGGTATCAGCGCAGGGCTTTACCCGCTGGCCATTATCCTGGTGCTCTCATCGGTGGTGTCGCTTGGTTACTACCTCCGCCTGATCAAGATCATGTGGTTCGATGAGCCGACGGAGCGGTTTGAAGCCATCGATGGGTCCGTCACACTGGTTGTGCTGGCATCGTCGCTGTTCGTGATCGTTTTCATGGCCTTCTTCGTCCTGCTAAGCGGGTGGGCAAATCAGGCGGCATTGGGGATCACGGCTTGA
- a CDS encoding biotin--[acetyl-CoA-carboxylase] ligase: MNQAWPVHRHDTIDSTNSEARRRAQAGSFENCWILADEQTAGRGRLQRNWASPKGNIFTTALFREPGGIQVAGRIPFAAALAVSDTALEYAPGADVCLKWPNDVRVNKAKLSGILIETGQDTQGLWVIAGMGVNVAQVPPEAGQAATCLADLSGMQALDHIDVFGSLTRHFMTRLAQARDGFGPVRTDWLKRAEGLGGMVRVSPGGVAIEGIFEDMAPDGGLILRLPDGSRQTIRAGDVHLIGEV, from the coding sequence TTGAACCAAGCCTGGCCCGTCCATCGCCACGATACGATAGACAGCACCAATTCTGAGGCCCGGCGCAGGGCTCAGGCGGGCAGTTTCGAGAATTGCTGGATCCTTGCGGACGAACAGACCGCAGGGCGGGGCAGGCTGCAGCGCAACTGGGCATCGCCGAAGGGCAACATCTTCACGACAGCCCTGTTCCGGGAACCGGGCGGCATTCAGGTCGCCGGGCGAATCCCTTTCGCGGCAGCGCTGGCAGTCAGCGACACGGCACTGGAATACGCGCCGGGCGCCGATGTGTGCCTGAAATGGCCGAATGACGTACGTGTGAACAAAGCCAAACTTTCCGGCATTCTGATCGAAACGGGCCAGGATACGCAGGGGCTCTGGGTGATCGCTGGTATGGGCGTGAACGTCGCGCAAGTGCCGCCAGAGGCCGGGCAGGCGGCGACATGCCTCGCAGACCTCTCAGGCATGCAAGCCCTTGATCATATTGATGTATTCGGCTCCCTCACGCGTCATTTCATGACCCGGCTCGCGCAGGCGCGTGACGGCTTCGGTCCGGTCCGGACCGACTGGCTGAAGCGTGCCGAAGGCCTCGGCGGCATGGTCCGCGTTTCGCCTGGCGGCGTGGCCATTGAAGGCATCTTCGAGGATATGGCTCCCGATGGCGGTCTGATCCTCAGATTGCCGGATGGATCGCGACAGACCATAAGGGCCGGCGACGTACATCTTATTGGAGAGGTCTGA